A region from the Actinomycetota bacterium genome encodes:
- a CDS encoding ParA family protein: MSERFVLLGLAHARSPWFGSVAQWAHSASIPAEFVKCVSADEVRARLSSRRPFSALVADASLPDVDRDLINAARLAGTAVLIVVDTRVARDWLALGASALLEPGFGRDALLATLAEHTRPIPRVEERMAPAPDPVLATWRGLVVAVTGAGGTGASTAAIALAQALGDDVRHAGLVLLADLCLHGEQAMLHHARDVVPGVQELVEAHRAGTPAIDEVRSLAFDVSERRYQLLLGLRRARFWTAIRPRAFEAAFDTLRRAYRVVVCDTDADVEGEDAGGSVDVEERHHFARTAITQADAVFVVGTPTMKGVHSLVRVVHDILGVGVDAARVVPVVNQAPRSRRARTAHSAAVRALVAPAVGPIGLAEPVFLPVRRVDDALRDGARVPTGLGEPLVGALHAVVERAQPASGPAGLQRVRPGSLGTWDEQAVGG, translated from the coding sequence ATGTCTGAACGCTTCGTCCTCCTGGGACTTGCGCATGCCCGCTCACCCTGGTTCGGCTCGGTGGCGCAGTGGGCGCACTCGGCGTCGATCCCGGCCGAGTTCGTCAAATGCGTGTCAGCCGACGAGGTGCGAGCCAGGTTGTCGTCGCGACGTCCGTTCTCTGCTCTCGTGGCCGACGCGTCCCTCCCCGACGTCGATCGCGATCTCATCAATGCGGCGCGACTTGCGGGCACGGCCGTGCTGATCGTCGTCGACACGCGCGTGGCACGCGACTGGCTCGCCCTCGGCGCCTCTGCCCTGCTCGAGCCCGGTTTCGGACGCGATGCGCTGCTCGCCACGCTGGCCGAGCACACCCGTCCGATCCCTCGCGTCGAGGAGCGGATGGCTCCCGCACCCGATCCGGTGCTCGCGACGTGGCGTGGCCTCGTGGTCGCGGTCACCGGCGCGGGGGGAACGGGAGCCTCGACGGCAGCCATCGCGCTGGCGCAAGCCCTCGGCGACGACGTGCGCCACGCCGGCCTGGTGCTGCTCGCCGATCTCTGCCTCCACGGCGAGCAGGCGATGCTGCACCACGCTCGCGACGTCGTCCCCGGCGTGCAGGAGCTGGTTGAAGCGCACCGCGCCGGCACTCCGGCGATCGACGAGGTGCGCTCGCTCGCATTCGATGTCTCCGAGCGCAGATACCAACTGCTGTTGGGGCTGCGTCGGGCGCGATTCTGGACCGCAATCCGTCCGCGCGCGTTCGAGGCGGCGTTCGACACGTTGCGACGCGCGTACCGAGTGGTGGTGTGCGACACCGATGCGGATGTCGAAGGCGAGGACGCAGGCGGTTCGGTCGACGTCGAAGAGCGCCACCACTTCGCGCGTACGGCAATCACGCAAGCCGACGCGGTGTTCGTGGTCGGGACACCGACGATGAAGGGCGTCCATTCACTGGTCCGCGTCGTGCACGACATCCTCGGGGTCGGCGTCGACGCGGCACGCGTCGTGCCCGTCGTCAACCAGGCACCCCGCTCGCGGCGCGCTCGGACGGCGCACTCAGCCGCGGTGCGCGCCCTCGTGGCACCCGCCGTCGGCCCCATCGGCCTGGCCGAGCCCGTGTTCCTTCCCGTCCGCCGCGTCGACGACGCACTTCGCGACGGGGCACGCGTACCCACGGGCCTCGGGGAGCCACTCGTCGGCGCGCTGCACGCCGTTGTCGAGCGGGCCCAGCCCGCGTCCGGTCCCGCCGGGCTGCAGCGGGTGCGACCCGGCTCGCTCGGTACGTGGGACGAGCAGGCGGTGGGGGGATGA
- a CDS encoding ATP-dependent DNA helicase, whose translation MATRHDVTPDDVAEALSRVTAALPGGGEDRPGQLQMAQAVARAIQEKRHLVVQAGTGTGKSLAYLIPCVLGGVTCVVATATKALQDQLAGKDLPFLAAHLGRPFRFAVLKGRSNYLCLQKGEEIAEREGAEQLELADADTADLGRLGREIVQILRWARTNHTGDRAELDFEPHPRAWASLSVTARECPGASRCPKGELCRAEAAHERAAAADVIVVNTHLYAMHLASGGHLLPPHEVVVFDEAHALEDIVAAAMGVELTAGRFTALARTVRSVAGDDDVAGAVDDAGLRLTSVLGQHTNARVDATDDEELAAVLVLCRDRLGRATAALRAADSEADSAARTRAMKAVTSLVDDVDAAAETREHLVAWVEGPVHAPVMKVAPIDVAGILADRLWASGIEAATLTSATIPPFLPRRLGLAEGTYTELDVGSPFDFANHAVLYCAAHLPDPRHPDYEPAMHAELDALIRAAGGRTLALFTSWRAMRAAADALRDALPWRVMTQDELPKPALLEAFSTDETSCLFATMGFWQGVDVPGAALSLVAIDRLPFSRPDEPLLQARRERAGADAFRVIDLPRAATLLAQGAGRLIRSSTDRGVVAVLDSRLARAGYRSDLLRAMPPMRLTALRANVERFLAAD comes from the coding sequence ATGGCGACGCGTCACGACGTGACCCCCGACGACGTCGCCGAGGCGCTCTCCCGGGTGACCGCCGCGCTTCCGGGCGGCGGGGAGGACCGCCCCGGTCAGCTGCAGATGGCCCAAGCGGTCGCCCGCGCCATCCAGGAGAAACGGCACCTGGTGGTGCAGGCGGGCACCGGCACGGGGAAGTCGCTCGCGTACCTCATCCCCTGCGTCCTCGGAGGGGTCACGTGCGTCGTCGCCACCGCCACGAAGGCGCTGCAGGACCAGCTGGCGGGCAAGGACCTCCCGTTCCTGGCCGCTCACCTCGGTCGGCCGTTCCGCTTCGCGGTGCTGAAGGGACGCTCCAACTACCTCTGCCTCCAGAAGGGTGAGGAGATCGCGGAGCGCGAAGGCGCCGAGCAGCTCGAGCTGGCCGACGCGGACACGGCCGACCTCGGGCGCCTCGGTCGCGAGATCGTGCAGATCCTGCGGTGGGCGAGGACGAACCACACCGGCGACCGGGCCGAGCTCGACTTCGAGCCCCATCCGCGCGCCTGGGCATCGCTCAGCGTCACCGCGCGGGAGTGTCCCGGTGCCTCGCGCTGCCCGAAGGGCGAGCTCTGTCGGGCCGAGGCGGCCCACGAGCGGGCAGCGGCAGCAGACGTCATCGTCGTGAACACCCACCTCTACGCCATGCATCTGGCGAGCGGGGGCCATCTGCTGCCGCCGCACGAGGTGGTGGTCTTCGACGAGGCCCACGCGCTGGAGGACATCGTGGCCGCGGCCATGGGCGTCGAGCTCACCGCGGGCCGCTTCACCGCGCTGGCGCGCACGGTGCGCAGCGTCGCGGGCGACGACGACGTGGCCGGTGCGGTCGACGACGCCGGCCTGCGCCTCACCTCGGTGCTGGGACAACACACGAACGCACGCGTCGACGCGACGGACGACGAGGAGCTGGCCGCGGTGCTCGTGCTCTGCCGCGACCGGCTCGGTCGGGCCACGGCCGCGCTGCGCGCCGCCGACTCCGAGGCCGACTCCGCGGCGCGCACGCGGGCCATGAAGGCGGTCACGTCGCTCGTCGACGACGTCGACGCGGCCGCCGAGACCCGCGAGCACCTGGTGGCGTGGGTGGAGGGACCGGTGCACGCGCCGGTGATGAAGGTGGCCCCGATCGACGTGGCCGGCATCCTCGCCGACCGGCTGTGGGCGTCAGGCATCGAAGCCGCCACGCTCACCAGCGCCACCATCCCCCCGTTCCTCCCGCGGCGCCTCGGCCTGGCGGAGGGCACCTACACCGAGCTCGACGTCGGCAGTCCGTTCGACTTCGCCAACCACGCGGTCCTCTACTGCGCGGCCCACCTCCCCGACCCGCGTCACCCGGACTACGAACCCGCGATGCATGCGGAGCTCGACGCGCTCATCCGCGCGGCCGGCGGCCGTACCCTCGCCCTCTTCACGAGCTGGCGGGCCATGCGCGCGGCCGCGGACGCGCTTCGCGACGCCCTGCCGTGGCGGGTGATGACGCAGGACGAGCTGCCCAAGCCCGCGCTGCTCGAAGCCTTCAGCACCGACGAGACGTCGTGCCTCTTCGCCACCATGGGCTTCTGGCAGGGCGTGGACGTCCCCGGCGCCGCGCTCTCCCTCGTCGCGATCGACCGGCTGCCGTTCTCGCGACCCGACGAGCCCCTGCTGCAGGCGCGGCGCGAACGAGCGGGCGCCGACGCCTTCCGTGTGATCGACCTTCCGCGCGCCGCGACGCTTCTGGCCCAGGGGGCGGGCCGCCTCATCCGGTCGAGCACCGACCGCGGCGTCGTCGCGGTGCTCGACTCGCGCCTGGCTCGGGCCGGCTACCGGTCCGACCTGCTGCGCGCCATGCCACCGATGCGACTCACCGCCCTGCGCGCCAACGTCGAGCGGTTCCTCGCCGCTGACTAG
- a CDS encoding maleylpyruvate isomerase family mycothiol-dependent enzyme, protein MRLDEMGSIAALLHELDAEQWDAASLCEGWRVRDVISHMCLGYTTPMPKMVALIAKRSFNIDRASKEESIAFGDAHSPAELSSIFDRIHRDHVRKGISRLIPAKEALVDHFTHHQDIRRPLGLPRELPTDRLLAALEAAPGIGGLLKAKGRAKGLRFVASDLDWSWGDGPEVKGNAEAILLALGGRPSVLDELGGDGLPALRERLAA, encoded by the coding sequence ATGCGACTCGACGAGATGGGATCGATCGCCGCGCTGCTCCACGAGCTCGACGCCGAGCAGTGGGACGCGGCCTCGCTCTGTGAGGGCTGGCGGGTGCGCGACGTCATCAGTCACATGTGCCTCGGTTACACCACGCCGATGCCGAAGATGGTCGCGCTCATCGCCAAGCGCAGCTTCAACATCGACCGCGCCTCGAAGGAGGAGTCCATCGCGTTCGGCGACGCCCACTCCCCCGCCGAGCTCTCGTCGATCTTCGACCGGATCCATCGCGACCACGTCCGCAAGGGGATCTCACGGCTGATCCCGGCGAAAGAAGCGCTCGTCGACCACTTCACCCATCACCAGGACATCCGCCGTCCGCTCGGCCTGCCGCGCGAGCTCCCGACCGACCGGCTGCTGGCCGCGCTCGAGGCCGCCCCCGGCATCGGCGGCCTGCTCAAGGCCAAGGGCCGTGCCAAAGGGCTGCGGTTCGTCGCGTCCGACCTCGACTGGTCGTGGGGCGACGGGCCAGAGGTGAAGGGCAACGCGGAGGCGATCCTGCTCGCCCTCGGCGGGCGCCCGTCGGTGCTCGACGAGCTGGGCGGCGACGGCCTCCCGGCGCTGCGGGAGCGCCTCGCGGCCTAG
- a CDS encoding phosphatase PAP2 family protein — protein MRAWWCRGLIGVAGLVASGIPVRHDRVGPRETRSFRLVNDLPDAAHPVVWPVMQLGSLAAVPVSGGIAVLAGRRTLAARLALAGGTAWAVAKVVKQVRVRGRPARLLGDVNVRGTEVTGGGFVSGHAAVAAALAAAASPSVAPSLQRKLWLLVPVVGASRLYVGAHLPLDAFGGASLGLAVEAVTGAVIGRVTRRRGARARA, from the coding sequence GTGCGAGCATGGTGGTGCCGGGGCCTCATCGGGGTGGCGGGCCTCGTGGCGAGCGGGATCCCGGTGCGACACGACCGCGTCGGGCCGCGGGAGACGCGTTCCTTCCGGCTCGTGAACGACCTGCCCGACGCCGCCCATCCGGTGGTGTGGCCGGTGATGCAGCTCGGTTCGCTCGCGGCCGTACCTGTGAGCGGCGGCATCGCGGTGCTCGCCGGGCGGCGCACCCTCGCGGCACGTCTGGCGCTCGCAGGTGGAACCGCCTGGGCAGTGGCGAAGGTCGTCAAGCAGGTGCGGGTGCGGGGTCGTCCCGCCCGGCTCCTCGGCGACGTGAACGTGCGTGGCACCGAGGTCACGGGCGGGGGCTTCGTTTCGGGCCATGCCGCGGTCGCGGCGGCGCTCGCGGCCGCGGCCTCTCCCTCGGTGGCGCCATCGCTGCAGCGGAAGTTGTGGCTGCTGGTACCGGTCGTCGGGGCCTCGCGCCTGTATGTCGGCGCCCACCTGCCGCTCGACGCCTTCGGTGGCGCATCGCTCGGGCTCGCGGTCGAGGCGGTGACGGGCGCCGTGATCGGCCGGGTCACTCGGCGTCGGGGCGCCCGCGCCCGCGCTTGA
- a CDS encoding GTPase Era — translation MRSGFATLVGRPNAGKSTLLNAILGVKVSIVSDKPQTTRTRVRGLLNRADAQVVFVDTPGIHRPRTLLGERLNETATGAVGDVDVVCMLIDATAPVGPGDRWVVDQVPRERTICVVNKTDLASRDKVLQQLTAAAELDLAEYFPVSARTGDGVDALVDAIVARLPVGPAYYPDDMVSDVPEAFWVAELVREQLLALARDELPHSIACQVTEWEWPRIRVEILVERESQKGIVIGREGSVLKAVGTAVRDQLPPGAFIELFVKVDKDWQRRAKALDRLGY, via the coding sequence GTGAGGTCGGGTTTCGCCACGCTGGTCGGGCGGCCCAACGCCGGGAAGTCGACCCTCCTGAACGCCATCCTCGGGGTCAAGGTGTCGATCGTCTCCGACAAGCCCCAGACCACGCGCACGCGCGTGCGAGGACTGCTGAACCGGGCCGATGCCCAGGTCGTCTTTGTCGACACGCCCGGCATCCACCGGCCGCGGACGCTGCTCGGCGAGCGGCTGAACGAGACGGCGACGGGCGCGGTGGGCGACGTCGACGTCGTGTGCATGCTGATCGACGCCACCGCGCCGGTCGGCCCCGGTGACCGGTGGGTCGTCGACCAGGTGCCGCGCGAACGCACCATCTGCGTCGTGAACAAGACCGACCTGGCCAGTCGCGACAAAGTGCTGCAGCAGCTGACGGCCGCCGCCGAGCTCGACCTCGCCGAGTACTTCCCGGTGTCGGCGCGCACCGGCGACGGTGTCGACGCACTGGTCGACGCCATCGTCGCCCGGCTGCCGGTCGGCCCCGCCTACTACCCGGACGACATGGTCAGCGACGTGCCCGAGGCCTTCTGGGTGGCCGAGCTGGTGCGCGAGCAGCTCCTCGCTCTTGCACGCGACGAGCTGCCGCACTCGATCGCCTGCCAGGTGACGGAATGGGAGTGGCCGCGCATCCGCGTCGAGATCCTCGTCGAGCGCGAGTCGCAGAAGGGGATCGTGATCGGGCGCGAGGGGAGCGTGCTCAAGGCGGTCGGCACTGCGGTGCGCGACCAGCTCCCGCCGGGCGCCTTCATCGAGCTGTTCGTCAAGGTCGACAAGGACTGGCAGCGACGGGCCAAGGCCCTTGACCGCCTGGGTTACTGA
- a CDS encoding helix-turn-helix domain-containing protein, with translation MATGDIHSDIHWMSTQEAAEKLGITVRTLYRLIDHGDLAAYKFGRVIRLQEADVDEFINRSRIAPGSLEHLYPDSKDISDTDVNLR, from the coding sequence ATGGCCACCGGCGACATCCACTCCGACATCCATTGGATGAGCACCCAAGAGGCGGCCGAAAAGCTCGGCATCACCGTGCGGACACTGTATCGCCTGATCGATCACGGTGACCTGGCCGCCTACAAATTCGGCCGCGTCATCCGGTTGCAGGAAGCCGACGTCGACGAGTTCATCAACCGCTCGCGCATCGCGCCCGGCTCGCTCGAGCACCTCTATCCCGACTCGAAGGACATCTCCGACACCGACGTCAACCTGAGGTAG
- a CDS encoding PhoH family protein, with product MVGLLGQRDELFRLIESSFDAKPFVRGNEITVEGPDATRVGELINQLVLLLEEGHALDSANVGRAIDMVKADERPSEVLTAEVLRSARGRTVRPKTSGQKQYVDAIARNVITFGIGPAGTGKSYLAVALGVQSLQAKQFNRIILTRPAVEAGERLGFLPGDLMAKVDPYLRPLYDALYDMLEPEGAQRLLERGTIEVAPLAFMRGRTLNDSFIILDEAQNTTPEQMKMFLTRIGFNSKVVVTGDVTQIDLAGARSGLLGLDHVLAGIDGLEFVHLTARDVVRHKIVQDIVTAYERTDGTR from the coding sequence ATGGTGGGCTTGCTCGGGCAACGCGACGAGTTGTTCCGCCTCATCGAGTCGTCGTTCGACGCCAAGCCGTTCGTGCGCGGCAACGAGATCACGGTCGAGGGCCCCGACGCGACCCGGGTCGGCGAGCTCATCAACCAGCTCGTGCTCCTCCTCGAGGAGGGTCACGCGCTCGACTCCGCCAACGTGGGCCGCGCCATCGACATGGTGAAGGCCGATGAGCGGCCGTCCGAGGTGCTCACCGCCGAGGTGCTCCGCTCGGCGCGGGGGCGCACGGTGCGGCCCAAGACCAGCGGCCAGAAGCAGTACGTCGACGCCATCGCACGCAACGTGATCACCTTCGGGATCGGCCCTGCGGGCACCGGCAAGTCGTACCTGGCCGTGGCGCTCGGCGTGCAGAGCCTGCAGGCCAAGCAGTTCAACCGCATCATCCTCACCCGGCCCGCGGTCGAGGCGGGTGAGCGCCTGGGGTTCTTACCGGGCGACCTCATGGCGAAGGTCGACCCGTACCTGCGCCCGCTCTACGACGCGCTGTATGACATGCTCGAGCCCGAAGGCGCGCAACGCCTGCTCGAACGGGGCACGATCGAGGTGGCGCCCCTTGCGTTCATGCGGGGCCGCACGCTGAACGACAGCTTCATCATCCTCGACGAGGCGCAGAACACCACGCCCGAGCAGATGAAGATGTTCCTCACGCGCATCGGGTTCAACTCCAAGGTCGTCGTCACCGGCGACGTGACCCAGATCGACCTGGCCGGCGCGCGCAGCGGCCTGCTCGGCCTCGACCACGTGCTGGCCGGGATCGACGGGCTGGAGTTCGTGCACCTCACCGCGCGCGACGTGGTGCGTCACAAGATCGTGCAGGACATCGTGACGGCATACGAACGAACGGACGGCACGCGCTGA
- a CDS encoding aminoacyl-tRNA hydrolase yields the protein MVADALRVTRTCVIPLDELEWRFSASGGPGGQHANTANTRAEVRFDVRASPSLGPRQRARLLERLGPVVRVVASDERSQARNRQLAIERLRSRLAEALRVAKPRRPTAPSEAARERRLRAKHQRAEVKRGRGRPDAE from the coding sequence GTGGTGGCCGACGCGCTACGGGTCACGCGCACGTGCGTGATCCCCCTCGACGAGCTGGAGTGGCGCTTCAGCGCGTCCGGCGGTCCCGGAGGCCAGCACGCCAACACCGCCAACACCCGGGCGGAGGTGCGCTTCGACGTGCGCGCGTCACCCTCGCTCGGGCCCCGGCAGCGGGCCCGGTTGCTCGAGCGCCTGGGCCCCGTCGTGCGCGTCGTGGCGTCGGACGAGCGCTCACAGGCCCGCAACCGGCAGCTCGCGATCGAACGGCTCCGCAGCCGCCTGGCCGAGGCGCTGCGCGTCGCCAAGCCCCGCCGCCCCACCGCGCCCTCGGAAGCCGCCCGCGAGCGACGGCTGCGCGCCAAGCACCAGCGCGCCGAGGTCAAGCGCGGGCGCGGGCGCCCCGACGCCGAGTGA
- a CDS encoding HlyC/CorC family transporter, whose amino-acid sequence MTPTDVWLIVVIVVSTIVASFLAMAETALTRINRAKAMALEDEGRRWSKQLVRLVEHPERFLNPVLLLMLLAHLVIASVVAVLIQRHFGSGLLFVATLVETAVIFVFAEAAPKTWAIEHPDRSALLSAPLVAGVVGLLPIRVITRGLIGVTNVVLPGKGLKRGPFVSEQELLAMADQAEEEDVIESQERALIHSIIHFGDTVVREVMVPRPDMVSVEARAKVKDVMEVAIQAGYSRIPVYEQGIDDIAGIVYAKDLMRSVSENRFEEPVRDLAREAIFVPETKRVAELMREMQAKKFHMAIVVDEYGGTAGLVTLEDLIEELVGEIVDEYDVEEPSVEALAGGDVRVNARMPIDELNELLDTELPEGDWDTVGGLVYNLLGHVPVEGETVEFDGHRLRAEKVQGRRIGRVRVTRLATAERNQEQT is encoded by the coding sequence ATGACCCCGACCGACGTCTGGCTGATCGTCGTCATCGTCGTGTCGACGATCGTCGCGTCGTTCCTCGCCATGGCGGAGACCGCGCTGACCCGCATCAACCGGGCGAAGGCGATGGCCCTGGAGGACGAGGGTCGACGTTGGTCGAAGCAGTTGGTGCGCCTGGTCGAGCACCCGGAGCGTTTCCTCAACCCCGTGCTGCTGCTGATGCTGCTCGCCCATCTCGTGATCGCGTCGGTGGTCGCAGTGCTCATCCAGCGGCATTTCGGGTCGGGTCTGCTGTTCGTCGCTACGCTGGTCGAGACGGCGGTGATCTTCGTGTTCGCCGAGGCCGCGCCCAAGACGTGGGCGATCGAGCACCCCGACCGATCCGCGCTTCTCTCCGCGCCACTCGTCGCGGGCGTGGTCGGCCTGCTCCCGATACGCGTCATCACCCGCGGCCTCATCGGGGTGACCAACGTCGTGCTCCCCGGCAAGGGCCTGAAGCGGGGGCCGTTCGTGTCGGAGCAGGAGCTCCTCGCCATGGCCGACCAGGCCGAGGAGGAGGACGTGATCGAGTCGCAGGAGCGGGCGCTGATCCACTCGATCATCCACTTCGGCGACACGGTCGTGCGCGAGGTCATGGTGCCCCGGCCCGACATGGTGTCGGTCGAGGCGCGCGCCAAGGTCAAGGACGTGATGGAGGTCGCCATCCAAGCGGGCTACAGCCGGATCCCTGTCTACGAGCAGGGCATCGACGACATCGCCGGCATCGTCTACGCCAAGGACCTCATGCGCTCCGTCTCGGAGAACCGGTTCGAGGAGCCGGTGCGTGACCTGGCCCGCGAGGCGATCTTCGTGCCCGAGACCAAGCGCGTCGCCGAGCTCATGCGCGAGATGCAGGCGAAGAAGTTCCACATGGCCATCGTGGTCGACGAGTACGGCGGCACCGCGGGCCTGGTCACGCTCGAGGACCTGATCGAGGAGCTCGTCGGCGAGATCGTCGACGAGTACGACGTGGAGGAACCGTCGGTCGAGGCGCTCGCCGGGGGCGACGTGCGTGTCAACGCGCGCATGCCAATCGACGAGCTCAACGAGCTGCTCGACACCGAGTTGCCCGAGGGCGACTGGGACACCGTCGGCGGGCTCGTCTACAACCTGCTCGGTCACGTGCCGGTCGAGGGCGAGACCGTCGAGTTCGACGGGCACCGGCTGCGGGCCGAGAAGGTGCAGGGACGGCGCATCGGCCGGGTGCGCGTCACCCGGCTGGCGACTGCGGAGCGCAACCAAGAGCAGACGTGA
- the ybeY gene encoding rRNA maturation RNase YbeY — protein sequence MAVEVFAADEQDEAPVDAARWVRLAERVLEAEGMRGDTELSMLFVDEVSMADLNKRFRGEEGATDVLAFPIDEDAVEGGRSPDSGGPGPGVSVSEPYEIPIVLGDVVVCPLVAQRNAPAHAGTYDDELALLVVHGILHLLGMDHTDDREAAVMEQRERELLDRFHQS from the coding sequence ATGGCCGTGGAGGTCTTCGCGGCCGACGAGCAGGACGAGGCGCCGGTCGACGCGGCGCGCTGGGTGCGCCTGGCCGAGCGGGTGCTCGAGGCCGAGGGCATGCGGGGCGACACCGAGCTGTCGATGCTCTTCGTCGACGAGGTGTCGATGGCGGACCTGAACAAGCGCTTCCGTGGTGAGGAGGGCGCGACCGACGTGCTCGCCTTTCCCATCGACGAGGATGCGGTCGAGGGCGGCCGCTCGCCCGACTCGGGCGGCCCGGGGCCCGGCGTGAGCGTGTCGGAGCCCTACGAGATCCCGATCGTGCTGGGCGACGTCGTCGTGTGCCCGTTGGTCGCCCAACGCAACGCCCCCGCCCACGCGGGCACGTACGACGACGAGCTCGCGCTGCTCGTCGTGCACGGCATCCTGCACCTGCTGGGCATGGACCACACCGACGACCGCGAGGCGGCCGTGATGGAGCAGCGTGAGCGCGAGCTGCTCGACCGCTTCCACCAGTCATGA
- a CDS encoding histidine triad nucleotide-binding protein, producing the protein MSDCLFCRIVAGEVPSDEVASSARTYAFRDIQPAAPVHVLVVPRDHIESAATVGPEHGDLLAEMIATAQRIAAQEGIAESGYRLVFNVGDDARNSVPHLHLHVLGGHRMGWPPG; encoded by the coding sequence GTGAGCGACTGCCTGTTCTGCCGGATCGTGGCGGGCGAGGTCCCCTCCGACGAGGTGGCGTCGAGCGCGCGCACCTACGCCTTCCGCGACATCCAGCCGGCCGCACCCGTCCACGTGCTGGTCGTGCCCCGCGACCACATCGAGTCGGCCGCCACGGTCGGGCCCGAGCACGGCGACCTGCTCGCGGAGATGATCGCCACCGCCCAGCGGATCGCGGCCCAGGAGGGTATCGCCGAGTCGGGCTACCGACTGGTGTTCAACGTGGGCGACGACGCCCGCAACTCGGTGCCCCACCTGCATCTGCACGTCCTCGGGGGACACCGGATGGGTTGGCCCCCGGGTTGA
- the rpsO gene encoding 30S ribosomal protein S15, producing the protein MPDKTATIGAHRTHATDTGSPEVQVALLTERINHLTEHLRTHKKDHHSRRGLLMLVGRRRRLLDYVKDNDVERYRALIARLGLRK; encoded by the coding sequence ATGCCTGACAAGACCGCCACGATCGGGGCCCACCGCACCCACGCCACCGACACCGGGTCGCCCGAGGTGCAGGTGGCGCTCCTCACCGAACGCATCAACCACCTCACCGAGCACCTTCGAACCCACAAGAAGGACCACCACAGCCGGCGCGGCCTGCTGATGCTCGTGGGCCGCCGGCGCCGTCTCCTCGACTACGTCAAGGACAACGACGTCGAGCGCTACCGGGCCCTCATCGCCCGCCTCGGCCTCAGGAAGTAG